DNA from Leptospira yasudae:
CGATCGAATTTCTACCTTATCTGCAATCCGGGGCGTCCACCAAAATGAACGGCATCGTTGTAGGAGTTCCGTTCACCTTCAGTTCGCGGTCTTTGAGATAAAATCCGCAAACGGAAACGCTGCTTCCCACTTGAACGTTGGAAATGAGGTTGGAAGCGTCCGAGTCCAGTGCGACCGGTTTTCCGGAAAAATAAACCACAAAGCGGATCGAGTTTCCCTTGTATAAAATTTCCGAAACGGTTCCCGAGATATGAATCGTTTTTCCGAAAGCCGCGGACGGATTGGAAACGAGTTCGTAACCGCTCACTTTCGGAGGTGCGGAATTCGTTTTCTTTTTTGCGGAAATCGGAAACGCCGCAATCGCAACTACAAAGAATATTATAAAAATTGAATTTAATTTCTGGTTCATGGGTTCTCCGAATTAAGGGTTGGCTTCTACCGCGTCGTCGGGAATATCGGGAGTTTTGATTCCGCCCGATCTGCTCAGCCATTTGTTCGTAATCATGGCTCTTCGATCCGCGGGGAAGAGGGTCAAAAGATAGGTCGTGATCGTCTGTCTTCCGTCTTCCTCTGCGTCCTTGTCCATCTGAATAAAAACGTCTATGATATCTCCGTCCGGCCAGTTTACGAGCATTCCTACCGCGGATTCGGGCGGCATGTTTCCGACCTTATCGGCGAGAACCTTCACGAGTTTTTGACGGCTGTTCTTTTCCGCGTCCGAGGACTTCATCTCCTTCTCTTTTGCGATGAGACCTTTGCGCATTTCCTCGAGTTTTTCCATTTCCGCTTCGAGGCGGCCTTTTTCGTTCATCAACTCGGCTTTTCTTTTTTCCAACTCGTCGAGTTCTTCCGCAAAACGTTCCTGCGCTTTTGCGAATTCGAGTTTTTGAAGTTCGGAAGGAGATTCGTTGTCCTGATTTACGAGCGCGGGTTCCTTGCGGAGAAACGGAAAAATTTCCGAAGCGTTGATGATCTGAAAGTAATCAAATACGAAAAAACCGATTCCCAATAAGAAAAAGATGAGAAGGACGAGATAGGTAGCTCTTGCTTTGTCGCTTAACGATGCCATTTTAAACCTTTAGATCGATCCGGTTGGTTTGGATTTTGTTCTCCAAACGTTCGGCCTTTTCTTGAAAATCGGTAATTTTCTTCTGAAGGCTGAGTATGGAATCCGTCGGTTGCGGAGAATTTCCGCCCGCCACGTTTAGAATTTTCTGAAACAGAGACTCACTTTTTGAATCGGTCGTAGATCTTTTTGAGTTCGGAAGCTCCCGAGTCGTCGTTTGCGGGTTCAGAGCTTGATCCCGTATCGTATGTAAAGACTCTCGGAGCCGGTTCAGATTCAGAGGATTCATTCATTTGTCTCCATTGGATGGATTTTAGCTGATTGTAATGTTCTTCAAGTTCGAACTTTTCTTTTTTGAAGTATGATTTCTTGTAAGCTTTGTATTGATTCTCTTTGAGAATCTCGAGGATCTTTCGGTCCTTCTGAGCGGAGATCAGTTCCGCGCGTTTTGAGTCCAGTTCCGGTCTTC
Protein-coding regions in this window:
- a CDS encoding TOBE domain-containing protein; the protein is MNQKLNSIFIIFFVVAIAAFPISAKKKTNSAPPKVSGYELVSNPSAAFGKTIHISGTVSEILYKGNSIRFVVYFSGKPVALDSDASNLISNVQVGSSVSVCGFYLKDRELKVNGTPTTMPFILVDAPDCR
- the fliJ gene encoding flagellar export protein FliJ, encoding MKRFRFNLEPVLNLRKKKEDEKLKAFSLIAGEINQIRNSIQENEKQIELLTGESYSLSGASLRDYQLHQGYIRSLITQNENLESDIENRRPELDSKRAELISAQKDRKILEILKENQYKAYKKSYFKKEKFELEEHYNQLKSIQWRQMNESSESEPAPRVFTYDTGSSSEPANDDSGASELKKIYDRFKK
- a CDS encoding periplasmic-type flagellar collar protein FlbB, which produces MASLSDKARATYLVLLIFFLLGIGFFVFDYFQIINASEIFPFLRKEPALVNQDNESPSELQKLEFAKAQERFAEELDELEKRKAELMNEKGRLEAEMEKLEEMRKGLIAKEKEMKSSDAEKNSRQKLVKVLADKVGNMPPESAVGMLVNWPDGDIIDVFIQMDKDAEEDGRQTITTYLLTLFPADRRAMITNKWLSRSGGIKTPDIPDDAVEANP